A DNA window from Aquarana catesbeiana isolate 2022-GZ linkage group LG01, ASM4218655v1, whole genome shotgun sequence contains the following coding sequences:
- the RPL36 gene encoding large ribosomal subunit protein eL36: MAIRYPMAVGLSKGHPVTKNVSKPRHSRRRGRLTKHTKFVRDMIREVCGFAPYERRAMELLKVSKDKRALKFIKKRIGTHIRAKRKREELSNVLAAMRKAAAKKD; this comes from the exons ATGGCTATCAGATACCCAATGGCTGTAGGCCTTAGTAAAGGCCATCCAGTGACCAAGAATGTTTCCAAGCCTAGACACTCTCGCAGGAGAGGG CGCCTGACAAAGCACACCAAGTTTGTCCGTGACATGATCCGTGAAGTATGTGGCTTTGCTCCATATGAAAGACGTGCCATGGAGTTGCTCAAGGTGTCAAAGGACAAAAGAGCTCTTAAATTCATCAAAAAAAGG atTGGAACTCACATCCGGGccaagagaaagagagaagaactCAGCAATGTGTTGGCTGCCATGAGAAAGGCTGCAGCCAAGAAAGATTAA